TCATATCTCAAAATGTAAATAGAAAAAAATGAACTTAATCTTACATCTGCATTTCTCAATTATTGAAACGACAAACTAATGCATACTTCATATGTCAAATAACTGTAGAAATCTGTCCTTACATACCTCAAGAATATAAATATTTTCTTTCGCTATTGTCAATAGGTCTCATAAACGATTTTAAAAGATGCATCATGTCTTCATTTTATTTTTGCATAAATAGAACAAGAGAGCATGAGCATTTTTGTATCCACTGATGTAAAAATAAAATGATGTATATTCAGATTCATATGCTGATTTCATTTATAAATAACTATGTTAAATGTAAGTTCCACTACAATTTTATGCATATTCAAACAATGATTTATTAGAAAAATCAAATTTCTCTTTATTCGTAATCTTGTTCAATTACTTGATATTTCTTCACTTATACGAATAGAACAAGTATGATAATGATTCAACTTATGCTAAAATCTTTGTATAAATATTCGTTATGGGGTGCATATTATGCCTAAAAAATCGGTTAGACATATAAAGATTAGAGAAATTATTTCGAATGAACAGATAGAGACACAAGATGAACTTGTAAAACGATTAAATGACTTTGATATGAATGTGACACAAGCAACTGTTTCACGAGATATTAAAGAGCTACAACTTATTAAAGTGCCAACACCAACCGGGGAATATATTTATAGTTTGCCAAATGATCGTCGCTACCATCCACTTGAAAAATTAGGGCGATATTTGATGGATTCATTTGTGAAAATTGATGGTACCGATAACTTGCTTGTTTTGAAAACTTTACCAGGGAACGCTCAATCCATCGGTGCTATTTTAGATCAGATTGATTGGGAAGAAGTACTTGGTACGATTTGCGGCGATGATACATGTTTAATTATATGCCGTAGCAAGCAAGATGCTGAAACAATCAAAAATCAAATTTTTAATATGTTATAAGGATGAGATAAACATGTTACAAAGTCTATCAATTAAACAATTTGCTATTATTGATGAACTTGAAATTCAATTTTCAGATGGCTTAACTGTATTAAGCGGGGAAACAGGTGCAGGTAAGTCTATTATTATTGATGCAATCGGTCAGTTGATTGGTATGCGTGCTTCATCTGATTTTGTACGCCACGGGGAGAAAAAAGCAATTATAGAAGGTCTTTTTGATATTGATAACGCCAAAGAAGCCATTCATATGTTAAGTGAATTAGGTATCGATATTAATGAGGATTTTTTAATTGTAAAACGCGAAATATTTAATTCTGGAAAAAGTGTTTGTCGAATTAATAACCAAACTGTGACATTACATGATTTACGTCAAGTTATGCAAGAACTCTTGGATATACATGGTCAGCACGAAACACAAGCTTTATTAAAACAAAAATATCATGTTGAGTTACTCGATAAATATGCTGATGGTGGCTATGATGATGCGCTTAATGCATACCATGACACATATGATTTACATCAAAAAAAATTAGCTGAACTTGCAGAATTAGAGTCAGCAGATCAAGCGCTTTTACAACGCTTAGACTTAATGAAGTTCCAGTATGAAGAATTGAAAGAAGCTAAACTCCAAGAAGATGAAGTGACACAATTAGAGACAGATATTAAACGCATACAAAACTCAGAGCAATTAAGTTTGGCATTAAATAATGCTTATATCACATTAACAGATGAACATGCGATTACTGATCGTCTGTATGAGCTCAGCACACAGTTACAAAATATTGATCAAATTTTACCTGATACGTATGCATCATTAAAAGAGCAAGTAGATCAGTTTTACTATTTATTAGAAGATACAAAACATCAATTGTATGATGAAATGAATCAGAATGACTTTGATGAGCAAATGTTAAATGAATTAGAGTCACGTATGAATTTATTGAATAATTTAAAACGTAAATATGGAAAAGATATTCCAGAATTAATCACGTATCAGACGAAACTTGAAGATGAAATAAATAAAATAGAAAACTATGAAGAATCAACAGCGCAATTACGTGCTGATATTCAACAATTAGCTGAGCAATTAATGACAGATGGTAAAAAATTATCACAAGAACGTCGTAAAGTAGCTAGAACATTACGTGACCATATTGTACAAGAAATTCAAAATTTACAAATGAAAGATGCAAATCTAGAAATTTCATTTAAGCCTTATGAAAAACCTCAAAAAGATGGCATTGAACATATTGAATTTTTAATTAGTCCTAATAAAGGAGAACCTTTAAAAAGTTTAAACAAAATTGCTAGTGGTGGGGAACTTTCGCGAATTATGTTAGCACTTAAGAGTATCTTCGTCAGTTCACGTGGCCAAACAGCTATTTTATTCGATGAGGTGGATTCAGGTGTATCTGGTCAAGCAGCGCAAAAAATGGCCGAAAAGATGAAACAAATTGCATCTGTAATTCAAGTGATTTGTATTTCCCATTTACCGCAAGTTGCGTCAATGAGTGATCATCATCTCTATATTTCTAAACGTGAAAAAGATGATAGAACAACAACATCGGTTCAAGAATTAACGGGTGAGGATCGCATTGAAGAAGTTGCACGTATGATTTCAGGTGCAGTTGTCACAGATTTAACGAAACAAAGTGCAAAAGAAATGATAGAACAAAATCAAACTTTTAATTAATAAGGTGGGATGATTGATGTCTTTCGAACAAATGTTAACTGTACAGACGCCATCAGACGTTCATATTGCTGTGGTCAATGCGCATAATGAAACAACGATTCGTGTGATATGCCATATACTTGAAACAACAACAGCTTCATTTTCTTTATATAATACCCAAGATGTTTCAGAATTAATTCGTTCTTTTGATCTAACAGCTAATATGTTCGCGCGTATCAGTATGCAGACTTTTGAATCCGAAGAAGATGCATTAACACAGTGTATGAAAGATTTAGATGATGGTCGTGCAAACATTCTTATGAAAGGGCACATACCGACATCTCATTTGTTATCAGCTGTTTTAAAACACAACAGTAAGCAGGGGCAACATTTTTTAAATCATGTCGCACTATTTGATATACCAGATTATCATAAACCATTAATGATATCTGATGTTGCTCTAAATATTCAGCCGACTAAATCAGACATGAAAGCAATGATTGATAATATTTCAATATTCGCTAAACAACTTGATTATAAAACATTAAAAATCGCACTACTTTCATCTACAGAAACAATACAGTCAAAACTACCTTCTTCTATTCAAGCTCAGGAAATCAAAAATATGTTTATGAAACAAGATACATCATCATTAATGGTTGACGGTCCCTTTGCACTCGACAATATCATCGATAAGAAAAGCGCGCTTCAAAAAGGGATCCAATCAGAAGTTGCCGGAGATGCTGATGTGATTATTGTGCCTCACTTAGATGTTGGTAATGCACTATATAAATCACTGACTTATTTTGGTCATGCACAAGTGGCAAGTGTTGTAATAGGGGCACGTTTTCCAATCGTTTTAACATCAAGAGCAGACAGTATGTCAAACAAAATCAATGCCATTCAACTCGCAATGAAAATTCTTGTAAAATAATTTTTTTAGCAGTATACTAAGTCAATCGAGATGTCTTTTATAAGTAGGTGATAATTATGGCATTCATTTTAGTTCTAAACCTAGGCAGTACATCTAGTAAAATTGCTGTTTATCAATCGGAAAAATGTCTTTATGAAGAAAATTTGATACATGATGCAGTGATGTTATCTCGACCCGTTTTTGAACAAATTAATGAACGTCAAACAAGCATCGAACAGACACTCGAAAACAATGATTTCCAAATTAAAGATATTGACATGATTGCCTGCAGGGGCGGTCTTTTAAAGCCTATAAAAGGTGGCACATATGTCGTAAATGATATGATGTATGACGATCTTTTAGATGGTAAATATGGAAAACATGCTGCCAATTTAAGTGGCATTATTGGCTACCAAATTGGAAAGGCATATGACATTCCAGTGTATACGACTGACCCTGTAGTCATTGACGAACTTATCGATGAAGTACGTTTAACAGGAATACCTAGTATTAAGCGCAAAAGTATCTTTCATGCATTGAATCACAAAGCAGTAGCACGTCGTTATGCAAACAAAGTAAATAAGTCTTATCATGACCTCAATCTTATTGTTGCGCATCTAGGCGGGGGCGTGAGTATTGCTGCTCATCACCATGGTGAAGTGATTGATGTAAATGATGCGTTATACGGTGAAGGACCTATGGCATTGACACGTTCAGGTACAATTCCTAATGACCTACTTTTAAAATTTGCAGAAGACAACCATTATTCGGTCAATGATATGAAAGATTACATCACACGCCATGCTGGTATTCAAGCTTATACACAGTCGACAGATTTTAAAAGCATTATGTCGCAGTATAAAAAGCAAAAAAATGTGACAATACTTATAGACGCCTTTATGATTCAAATCAGTAAAATGATTGCAGAACGTGCAGCCGTTCTAAAAGGGCAAGTCGACCAGATTCTTTTAACAGGTGGTTTAAGTTATAGTAAGCCATTTGTAAATCTTATCAGCGAACACACCGAATGGATTGCGCCTGTCACTGTTTTTGCAGGTGAATATGAAATGGTCACATTAGCAGAGCAAGCATTGAAAGCTTATCGTCATGAAATATCTGTCAGTTCTTATTGTTAGGGGAGACACTTAATGACTCAAGAAAAATATGATTTAGTCATCCTTGGTGGTGGCATCAGTGGTTATTCAGCAGCCATTCGAGCCACGCAGCTTGGGAAGAAAGTTGCAATTGTAGAGAAATCCCAACTTGGAGGCACCTGTTTACATAGCGGTTGCATCCCAACGAAATCCTTCTTAAAATCAGCTGATACCTATCAACTAATTCAACATGCCGAACAATATGGCATTTCCACTTCAAAACCTACCTTTCATTTTCCAAAAGTATTAGAACGAAAAAACCACATCGTGAAAAACATGTATCACGGCTTACAAACCCTCATAAAACAGCACAAAATTGATGTCTTTCATGGAGAAGGACGATTGTTAGGTGCTTCCATATTTTCTCCACAGAGTGGGACTGTATCCGTCACGTATGACGATGGACAGTCAGAACTATTACCAAATGATTATGTACTAGTTGCAACCGGTTCATCATCCATTACACTTCCATTTTTACCCATTGATCATAAACGTGTCGTAACAAGTAATGACATTTTAACCATGAAGACATTACCTGAATCTATTACGATTATTGGTGCTGGCGTGATCGGCATCGAGTTTGCATCATTTTTCAGTCAAGTAGGCGTTGATGTTCATGTAATAGAAGCGGCAGACACTATTCAGATAAACGAAAGCCGTTCGATAAGTGAGCAACTCATTAAAAACTTAAGAAAACTAGGGGTTACTTTCCATACAGGCATTGCTTTAAATGAACAAAATACAACCGTTTCACAAGAAGGCGTCTCATTTAGTTTAGACCAATCTTTTACTACGGATTTAGCACTAGTAGCTATTGGTCGGCGTGCAAATACGCAAGATCTCGGTTTGCATAATACAGATGTCGTTATTAATTCGGATCATACAATTGAAACAAATAGATTTATGCAGACAAAGTCATCACATATTTATGCTTCAGGTGATGTCATTGGACACTTACAACTTGCACATGTTGGCGCAAAAGAAGGGGTGATTGCTGTTGAACATATGTTTCAACAATCATCGCTTCCAATTGACTATACTGTCATGCCTAGATGCATTTATAGCAATCCAGAAATTGCTTCTATCGGTTTATCAATTGAAGCTGCAACAAAACAAGGATATAAGGTGGATACCGTCAAAGCACCATTTAAAACAAACGGTAAGGCGATGATTATGTCGGGGGACGTTCCAAATGGTTTTGCTGAGCTGATTGTTGATAAGACGGATGGCACCGTTTTAGGCGCAAACTTAATCGGACAAAACGTAACTGAACAAATTAATGAGTTAAGTCTTTTAAAATTTTTAGATGGCTCAGCTTTAGAGTTAGGGATGACCACACATGCACATCCATCAATGTCTGAATTACTTATGGAACTTGGTTTGAAATACGAAAAACAAGCCATTCATCTGTAAATATTAGGGAGGAACTGTGATGTTAGATTATAAAGAAACACAATTAGAGAAACAAGATTTACAGTCCATCTATCAAGCTATGGACTTAGCTCGAAAAATAGATGAACGTATGTGGCTCTTAAATCGCGCAGGCAAAATTCCATTTGTTATTAGTTGCCAAGGCCAAGAAGCGACACAAGTGGGGGCAGCATATGCATTAGAAAAAGGAGATGTGACGGCACCCTATTATCGTGACTTGGCACTGGTGACATATCTCGGTATAACACCTCTAGAAACGATGTATTCTGTTTTCGGCAAACGAGACGATGTCAGTTCAGGTGGCAAACAAATGCCTTCTCATTTCAGTAAAAAAGAAATTGGTATTATGTCACAAGGGTCTTCAGTAGCAACACAATTATTACATGCAATTGGTGCTGCACTTACTTTTAAGATGGATAATAAGCCACAAGTTGCTTTATCCACACTCGGCGAAGGAAGTTCGAATCAAGGAGACTTTCACGAGGGGCTTAACTTTGTAGGTGTTCATAAGCTACCTTTCATTTGCATTATTGAAAACAATCAATATGCAATATCCGTTTCAAAAGATTTACAGTATGGTGCCGAACGACTTTCAGATCGTGCAAAAGGTTACGGCATGTTTGGTATTACAGTTGATGGCAATGACCCCATTGCAGTCTATAAAGCTGTTAAAGAGGCGAGAAAACGTGCGTTAAAAGGTGAGGGGGGCACATTGATTGAAGCCATGTGTACGAGATTAACTGCCCATTCATCAGATGATGACGATCGCTATCGTGATGATGCATTGAAAAAAGCCGATCAAGAACAAGACTGTAACCATTTATTCAAACAATATTTACTTGAACAACAACTCATTGATCATACTTGGCTTGAAAAAACTGAACAAGTACACCAATCCATAGTCAATGACGCAACCAAAGAAGCAGAAAATGCACCATATCCGGAAGTGAGTGAAACTTATACACATGTATATGAAAAAGGAGGTCCTTTCAATGCCTAAAATTTCTTACCTTGAAGCCATTAAAGATGCATTACATATTGCATTAGATCAAGATCCACAAACATTCATACTTGGGGAAGATGTGGGCAAAAAAGGGGGCGTATTTGGTGTCACTGCTGGCCTGCAAGAGAAGTTTGGTTTATATCGTGTATTAGACACGCCACTTGCAGAATCTAATATCGTAGGCTCAGCCATTGGTGCTGCCATGATGGGGAAAAGACCGATTGCTGAAATTCAATTTGCTGAGTATATATTACCTGCCACTAATCAAATTATGAGTGAAGCGGCTAAAATGCGCTATCGTTCAAATAATGATTGGCAAGTACCTCTGACAATACGTGCGCCATTTGGTGGTGGTATACACGGTGCACTTTATCACTCACAGAGTATTGAAAGTGTCTTTGCATCAACACCAGGTTTAACGATTGTCATTCCATCCAATCCATATGATGCCAAAGGATTGCTCTTAAGTGCTATTGCGTCAAATGATCCTGTTTTATATTTTGAGCACAAGAAAGCATATCGTTTATTAAAAGGAGACGTACCGACTGACTATTATACAGTGCCATTAGGGAAGGCTGATGTAAAACGTCATGGATCAGATATTACAGTCTTTAGTTATGGTCTTGCTGTAAGTCAATGTATTGAAGCAGCCGAAGAATTAGAAGAAGAAGGTATCAGTGTTGAAGTGGTTGATTTACGCACCGTGTATCCATTAGACAAAGAGACGATTATTGATCGTGCAAAACAAACGGGTAAATGTCTACTTGTGACAGAAGATAATCTAGAAGGCAGCATTATGTCAGAGGTCGCGGCGATTATTGCTGAAAATTGTCTATTCGAGTTGGATGCTCCAGTCATGAGACTTGCGGGTCCAAATGTACCTGCAATGCCATTCTCACCCCCTCTAGAAGATGAATTTATGATCAATCCAAATAAAATAAAAAATAAAATGCGCGAACTTGCTGAATTTTAAGGAGGCTCATCTATGGATATTAAAATGCCCAAACTCGGGGAAAGTGTACATGAAGGAACGATAGAACAATGGCTCGTTAAGGTGGGAGATCGTATAGAAGAATATGATGCGCTCTGTGAAGTGATGACCGATAAGGTGACAGCAGAAGTACCATCATCATATGCAGGCGTGATTACAGCTTTACACGTTGAACCAGGTGATACAGTTAGCATTGGGACAGTGATTTGTTCTATTGAAACGGATACACAGCTGGACGAAAACATAGAAGTTAAAAAAGACGACGTGTCGATGAGTGAAGAAAAAGAACATGTTCATGATACAAAACAAACGTCTACAGCATCTCAACATACTAATAATAATGGTCGCTACTCACCAGTTGTTGTAAAAATGGCATCAGAGTATCAGATTGATTTAAGTCAGGTCATTGGGACAGGATTTGAAGGTCGTGTAACGAAAAAAGATATCACATCTTTTATTGAAAATAGTAAGCAGCAGCAAAATACCCCAAATAACAACCCGTCTGCTATCAAATCACAGCCTGAATCAACACATAATATCAAAAGTTCGAGTCAAAACAATATTCCTGTAAAAGGGGTACGTCGTCAAATTGCACAAAAAATGACAACGAGTGTCCAAGAAATCCCGCATGCTTGGATGCAAATTGAAGTAGATGCTACAGAATTAGTAAAAACACGTCAGCATTATAAAACATCATTTCAAGCTCAAGAAGGATATAATTTGACTTACTTCGCCTTTTTCATCAAGGCCGTTGCAGAGGCTTTAAAAAAATATCCACTGCTAAACAGTTCATGGCACGATGATGAGATTGTTGTCCATGATGACATTCATTTATCCATTGCTGTTGCGCATGAAGATCAATTGTATGTTCCTGTGATTCATCATGCTGATGAGAAGTCCATTAAAAGGATTGCTAAAGAAATTCATACATTAGCGTCAAAAGCACGCAATGGTCAGCTAAGTTCGGAAGACATGTCAGGAGGCACTTTCACGGTTAATAACACAGGCACTTTTGGTTCCGTGAGTTCAATGGGCATTATTAACCACCCTCAAGCTGCGATACTTCAAGTCGAATCTATTGTAAAAAGACCTGTCGTCATTGATGATATGATTGCGATCCGTCATATGGTGCACTTGTGTTTATCTATTGATCATCGTATCTTAGACGGTCTTCAAGCTGGTTTATTCTTAAAAGAAGTGAAACAGAGACTTGAACAATACACAGTAGAACAGACAACGATCTATTAGTGACAATTTAAAAAATTTGGATATAGAAAAATTGAATTGCTACGAATCCTTTAGTAAAATGAATGTATACTAATGTCGGAGGTAGATAAGATGGACTTAAGTTTCGATTTATATATGAACAACGTTGTACAACAAGCACGTGAAGATCTAGTAAAAGCTGGATACGAAGAATTAACAACTGAAGAAGAAGTTGATAGTGTATTCAAGCAAGATGGCACAACGCTTGTAATGATTAACTCTGTTTGTGGTTGTGCAGGCGGTATGGCGCGACCAGCTGCAGCACACGCATTACATTATGATGTGTTACCTGATCGCTTAGTAACCGTTTTTGCAGGTCAAGATAAAGAGGCAACACAACGTGCACGTGATTACTTTGAAGGTTATGCACCATCTAGCCCTTCATTTGCTTTAATGAAGGACGGTAAAATCACTGAAATGATTGAACGTCATCAAATCGAAGGTCACGACACAATGGATGTTATCACGCAATTACAACGCTTATTTGATAAATATTGTGTAGCAGAGTAAGGAGTTGACCGTATGTTACGTTTGAATCCATATCGAATTGGGTGGCGAACGATTAAAACTGCGGTTGGTATGGCACTAGGTGTAATTATCGCTAAGCTTATGGGGTTAGATAATTATGCATCTAGTGCCATTTTAGTTGTTCTTTGTATCAAAGACACTAAAATGCACTCAGTGAAAGCCATTTGGTCACGTTTTGTTTCCTGTTTAATTGCTATGGGATTTGGCGCAGCTGTATTTCCATTACTCGGTCAACATGCATGGGTATTAGGGCTGATTGTTTTGTTCTTTATCCCACTGACCGTGATGTTCAATACACAAGAAGGTGTTGTCACAAGCATTGTCATATTACTGCACTTTTTCAATGCAGAAACGATTAACATGGCGCTTGTCTTT
This region of Staphylococcus sp. IVB6240 genomic DNA includes:
- a CDS encoding alpha-ketoacid dehydrogenase subunit beta, coding for MPKISYLEAIKDALHIALDQDPQTFILGEDVGKKGGVFGVTAGLQEKFGLYRVLDTPLAESNIVGSAIGAAMMGKRPIAEIQFAEYILPATNQIMSEAAKMRYRSNNDWQVPLTIRAPFGGGIHGALYHSQSIESVFASTPGLTIVIPSNPYDAKGLLLSAIASNDPVLYFEHKKAYRLLKGDVPTDYYTVPLGKADVKRHGSDITVFSYGLAVSQCIEAAEELEEEGISVEVVDLRTVYPLDKETIIDRAKQTGKCLLVTEDNLEGSIMSEVAAIIAENCLFELDAPVMRLAGPNVPAMPFSPPLEDEFMINPNKIKNKMRELAEF
- a CDS encoding dihydrolipoamide acetyltransferase family protein; translated protein: MDIKMPKLGESVHEGTIEQWLVKVGDRIEEYDALCEVMTDKVTAEVPSSYAGVITALHVEPGDTVSIGTVICSIETDTQLDENIEVKKDDVSMSEEKEHVHDTKQTSTASQHTNNNGRYSPVVVKMASEYQIDLSQVIGTGFEGRVTKKDITSFIENSKQQQNTPNNNPSAIKSQPESTHNIKSSSQNNIPVKGVRRQIAQKMTTSVQEIPHAWMQIEVDATELVKTRQHYKTSFQAQEGYNLTYFAFFIKAVAEALKKYPLLNSSWHDDEIVVHDDIHLSIAVAHEDQLYVPVIHHADEKSIKRIAKEIHTLASKARNGQLSSEDMSGGTFTVNNTGTFGSVSSMGIINHPQAAILQVESIVKRPVVIDDMIAIRHMVHLCLSIDHRILDGLQAGLFLKEVKQRLEQYTVEQTTIY
- a CDS encoding phosphate acyltransferase, yielding MSFEQMLTVQTPSDVHIAVVNAHNETTIRVICHILETTTASFSLYNTQDVSELIRSFDLTANMFARISMQTFESEEDALTQCMKDLDDGRANILMKGHIPTSHLLSAVLKHNSKQGQHFLNHVALFDIPDYHKPLMISDVALNIQPTKSDMKAMIDNISIFAKQLDYKTLKIALLSSTETIQSKLPSSIQAQEIKNMFMKQDTSSLMVDGPFALDNIIDKKSALQKGIQSEVAGDADVIIVPHLDVGNALYKSLTYFGHAQVASVVIGARFPIVLTSRADSMSNKINAIQLAMKILVK
- the lpdA gene encoding dihydrolipoyl dehydrogenase, whose translation is MTQEKYDLVILGGGISGYSAAIRATQLGKKVAIVEKSQLGGTCLHSGCIPTKSFLKSADTYQLIQHAEQYGISTSKPTFHFPKVLERKNHIVKNMYHGLQTLIKQHKIDVFHGEGRLLGASIFSPQSGTVSVTYDDGQSELLPNDYVLVATGSSSITLPFLPIDHKRVVTSNDILTMKTLPESITIIGAGVIGIEFASFFSQVGVDVHVIEAADTIQINESRSISEQLIKNLRKLGVTFHTGIALNEQNTTVSQEGVSFSLDQSFTTDLALVAIGRRANTQDLGLHNTDVVINSDHTIETNRFMQTKSSHIYASGDVIGHLQLAHVGAKEGVIAVEHMFQQSSLPIDYTVMPRCIYSNPEIASIGLSIEAATKQGYKVDTVKAPFKTNGKAMIMSGDVPNGFAELIVDKTDGTVLGANLIGQNVTEQINELSLLKFLDGSALELGMTTHAHPSMSELLMELGLKYEKQAIHL
- the brxB gene encoding bacilliredoxin BrxB, coding for MDLSFDLYMNNVVQQAREDLVKAGYEELTTEEEVDSVFKQDGTTLVMINSVCGCAGGMARPAAAHALHYDVLPDRLVTVFAGQDKEATQRARDYFEGYAPSSPSFALMKDGKITEMIERHQIEGHDTMDVITQLQRLFDKYCVAE
- the buk gene encoding butyrate kinase translates to MAFILVLNLGSTSSKIAVYQSEKCLYEENLIHDAVMLSRPVFEQINERQTSIEQTLENNDFQIKDIDMIACRGGLLKPIKGGTYVVNDMMYDDLLDGKYGKHAANLSGIIGYQIGKAYDIPVYTTDPVVIDELIDEVRLTGIPSIKRKSIFHALNHKAVARRYANKVNKSYHDLNLIVAHLGGGVSIAAHHHGEVIDVNDALYGEGPMALTRSGTIPNDLLLKFAEDNHYSVNDMKDYITRHAGIQAYTQSTDFKSIMSQYKKQKNVTILIDAFMIQISKMIAERAAVLKGQVDQILLTGGLSYSKPFVNLISEHTEWIAPVTVFAGEYEMVTLAEQALKAYRHEISVSSYC
- the recN gene encoding DNA repair protein RecN; translation: MLQSLSIKQFAIIDELEIQFSDGLTVLSGETGAGKSIIIDAIGQLIGMRASSDFVRHGEKKAIIEGLFDIDNAKEAIHMLSELGIDINEDFLIVKREIFNSGKSVCRINNQTVTLHDLRQVMQELLDIHGQHETQALLKQKYHVELLDKYADGGYDDALNAYHDTYDLHQKKLAELAELESADQALLQRLDLMKFQYEELKEAKLQEDEVTQLETDIKRIQNSEQLSLALNNAYITLTDEHAITDRLYELSTQLQNIDQILPDTYASLKEQVDQFYYLLEDTKHQLYDEMNQNDFDEQMLNELESRMNLLNNLKRKYGKDIPELITYQTKLEDEINKIENYEESTAQLRADIQQLAEQLMTDGKKLSQERRKVARTLRDHIVQEIQNLQMKDANLEISFKPYEKPQKDGIEHIEFLISPNKGEPLKSLNKIASGGELSRIMLALKSIFVSSRGQTAILFDEVDSGVSGQAAQKMAEKMKQIASVIQVICISHLPQVASMSDHHLYISKREKDDRTTTSVQELTGEDRIEEVARMISGAVVTDLTKQSAKEMIEQNQTFN
- the argR gene encoding transcriptional regulator ArgR, whose amino-acid sequence is MPKKSVRHIKIREIISNEQIETQDELVKRLNDFDMNVTQATVSRDIKELQLIKVPTPTGEYIYSLPNDRRYHPLEKLGRYLMDSFVKIDGTDNLLVLKTLPGNAQSIGAILDQIDWEEVLGTICGDDTCLIICRSKQDAETIKNQIFNML
- a CDS encoding thiamine pyrophosphate-dependent dehydrogenase E1 component subunit alpha is translated as MLDYKETQLEKQDLQSIYQAMDLARKIDERMWLLNRAGKIPFVISCQGQEATQVGAAYALEKGDVTAPYYRDLALVTYLGITPLETMYSVFGKRDDVSSGGKQMPSHFSKKEIGIMSQGSSVATQLLHAIGAALTFKMDNKPQVALSTLGEGSSNQGDFHEGLNFVGVHKLPFICIIENNQYAISVSKDLQYGAERLSDRAKGYGMFGITVDGNDPIAVYKAVKEARKRALKGEGGTLIEAMCTRLTAHSSDDDDRYRDDALKKADQEQDCNHLFKQYLLEQQLIDHTWLEKTEQVHQSIVNDATKEAENAPYPEVSETYTHVYEKGGPFNA